A window from Streptomyces sp. NBC_00299 encodes these proteins:
- a CDS encoding thioesterase II family protein — protein sequence MTTLVRPFVHRPHASMRLLCLPHAGGGASAYRTWATELPDGIELWAVQPPGREDRVMTPPLDHMDDLLNELVPAVVPLLDRPFALFGHSMGAVVAWELARALQQLEAGSPVRLFVSGSVPPQIRDRPERPLHTLSDAELCDRLREWGATPEAVLADPELMALFLPVIRADLAVVESRVHRAEPLLTCPVTAYGGTEDGSVGSDVLARWGEVTTGPSNCRMFPGDHFFPHSARSAVLADIADRLGADSHYRKAGTA from the coding sequence ATGACGACCCTTGTCCGGCCGTTCGTCCACAGGCCCCACGCGAGCATGCGGCTGCTGTGCCTGCCCCACGCCGGAGGCGGCGCCTCGGCGTACCGCACGTGGGCGACCGAGCTGCCCGACGGCATCGAGCTGTGGGCGGTCCAGCCGCCCGGCCGGGAGGACCGGGTCATGACCCCGCCTCTCGACCACATGGACGACCTGCTCAACGAGCTGGTCCCCGCCGTCGTCCCGCTGCTGGACCGGCCGTTCGCCCTGTTCGGCCACAGCATGGGCGCCGTGGTGGCATGGGAGCTGGCCCGGGCGCTGCAGCAGCTCGAAGCCGGCTCGCCGGTACGGCTGTTCGTCTCCGGCAGTGTGCCGCCGCAGATCAGGGACAGACCGGAACGGCCCCTGCACACCCTGTCCGACGCCGAGCTCTGCGACCGGCTCAGGGAGTGGGGCGCGACCCCGGAGGCCGTGCTCGCCGACCCGGAGCTGATGGCGCTGTTCCTGCCCGTCATACGAGCGGACCTCGCCGTGGTCGAAAGCCGTGTCCACCGCGCCGAACCCCTGCTCACCTGCCCCGTCACGGCCTACGGCGGCACCGAGGACGGCAGCGTCGGCAGTGACGTGCTGGCCCGGTGGGGCGAGGTGACGACCGGACCCTCCAACTGCCGCATGTTCCCCGGGGACCACTTCTTCCCGCACTCCGCGCGCTCGGCCGTCCTCGCGGACATCGCCGACCGGCTCGGCGCGGACTCGCACTACCGAAAGGCTGGAACGGCATGA
- a CDS encoding non-ribosomal peptide synthetase produces MTSQYGTGPQGDTHTPSVTDVVTSVWASVLRIDRPTPGANFFALGGNSLQGARMVGRLREELGIRIPLSALFESQTAAELAARIEDLRGDAPSTGVTVPPYTERTGGTFHAPASFAQQRLWVEEHILGPSSRYNVPAAVEIEGDLDVAALRLALQTLVDRHEPFRTAIRAVGGVPHQLVEAAVELPLEIVDLQSEPDELREQVLVDRIGASAQRPFDVERGPLLRAELYRLEDQWHVLLVNMHHAITDIHSFELAVAELLELYATAAKGTVPPAEPPALQYADFAAWQRRTVGDAAFDAQLEYWKECLRGPLPVLDLPTDLTPQGSPSGRGATVAVELPRAVSRRIRELARQNDATPFMTVLTLLAALLHRYSGQTDIVVGTPSANRDLPELEGMLGYFLNTLAVRCDLSGDPTVLELLGGVRERTLGAYAHQDVPFERVVNAVATDRSGLQSLFRVMLAFQQELPSPQLPGLTVTDVDLDRNAAKFDLVFSVTETETTYRVALEYNTDLFVEDRAWRILDHFRTLAADAVAAPTKRLSGLQVLPEEERRQIESWSRARCGPYPTDTFLHHMFEEQVRRTPEAVAVESGDARVTYRELDRRADQLAAALMERGVSTDHLVGLCAKPSVDLLAGILGILKAGAAYVPIDPLAPVDRMTHLVEDSGLRVLVTTAELHAQLPGVALDGVDVVHAGTAGPVGDEGATPGARRPDPAVDPAQLVYLMYTSGTTGRPKGVGLPHTAVTPWMRWAQDIRPIGEGTRVVHNLAYHFDWSVEQMFHALTSGACLVMLPLDVRADPEATARFVNEHDIHMLYLTPTQMRALTGVGVTLPTLRHVSLGGENLSGDLVARIREVVSPECLVWNEYGPTETAGVALAGRMGHAAEDRASMPLGELVSNASCAVVDRWGNQQPIGVPGELLVGGDGVARGYRNRPGLTAERFAPDPARPGRRLYRTGDTVRWLPGGEMEFLGRTDHQVKIRGVRVELEEIESVLRGHPGVANAVVVLEPGERLVAYLVPGPQGGPDDPELRSYLAPKLLAVMQPAVFVRLDTMPTSATGKVDRARLPRPTDQPPAEVVVVPPSTETELAVAAVWSEVLKRDVVDVNTTFFELGGDSLTLLSVVERLRGSQDLEIPVRAVVDTPTVAGLAARIDTLRWTLGSRETSVDTTGARELGEL; encoded by the coding sequence ATGACCTCGCAGTACGGAACCGGCCCGCAGGGCGACACGCACACCCCTTCCGTCACGGACGTCGTGACCTCCGTGTGGGCGTCCGTGCTGCGCATCGACCGCCCGACCCCGGGCGCGAACTTCTTCGCCCTCGGCGGCAACTCGCTCCAGGGGGCCCGGATGGTCGGCCGGCTCCGCGAGGAACTGGGCATCCGCATCCCGCTCAGCGCGCTCTTCGAGAGCCAGACGGCCGCCGAACTGGCCGCCAGGATCGAGGACCTGCGCGGGGACGCCCCAAGCACCGGCGTCACCGTACCGCCGTACACCGAGCGGACCGGGGGGACCTTCCACGCACCGGCCTCCTTCGCCCAGCAGCGCCTGTGGGTGGAAGAGCACATCCTGGGACCCAGTTCCCGGTACAACGTCCCCGCCGCCGTGGAGATCGAGGGAGACCTCGACGTCGCGGCCCTGCGCCTGGCCCTCCAGACGCTGGTCGACCGGCACGAGCCGTTCCGCACCGCCATCCGCGCCGTCGGCGGCGTACCCCACCAGTTGGTCGAGGCCGCCGTGGAACTGCCCTTGGAGATCGTCGACCTTCAGAGCGAGCCGGACGAACTGCGGGAGCAGGTCCTCGTCGACCGGATCGGCGCCTCGGCGCAGCGGCCGTTCGACGTCGAACGGGGCCCGCTGCTGAGGGCGGAGCTGTACCGGCTGGAGGACCAGTGGCACGTCCTGCTGGTCAACATGCACCACGCCATCACCGACATCCACTCGTTCGAGCTCGCGGTGGCGGAGCTGCTGGAGCTGTACGCGACGGCCGCCAAGGGCACCGTCCCGCCGGCCGAACCGCCGGCCCTGCAGTACGCCGACTTCGCGGCCTGGCAGCGCCGCACGGTCGGCGACGCTGCGTTCGACGCGCAACTCGAGTACTGGAAGGAGTGCCTGCGCGGCCCCCTGCCCGTGCTCGACCTGCCCACGGACCTCACCCCGCAGGGCTCCCCCAGCGGCCGGGGCGCGACCGTCGCGGTGGAGCTGCCACGGGCGGTCTCGCGCCGCATCCGGGAACTGGCCCGGCAGAACGACGCCACGCCGTTCATGACTGTGCTGACCCTCCTCGCCGCGCTGCTGCACCGGTACAGCGGCCAGACGGACATCGTGGTGGGAACCCCCAGCGCCAACCGGGACCTGCCCGAACTGGAAGGCATGCTCGGCTACTTCCTGAACACCCTCGCCGTACGCTGCGACCTGTCCGGCGACCCGACCGTGCTGGAACTGCTCGGTGGCGTACGCGAGCGGACGCTGGGAGCGTACGCGCACCAGGACGTCCCGTTCGAGCGGGTGGTGAACGCCGTGGCCACGGACCGCTCCGGGCTGCAGTCGCTGTTCCGGGTCATGCTCGCCTTCCAGCAGGAGCTGCCGTCGCCGCAGCTGCCCGGCCTCACCGTCACCGACGTCGACCTGGACCGCAACGCCGCCAAGTTCGACCTGGTGTTCTCGGTGACCGAGACCGAAACCACCTACCGGGTGGCGCTGGAGTACAACACCGACCTCTTCGTCGAGGACAGGGCGTGGCGGATCCTCGACCACTTCCGCACGCTCGCCGCCGACGCGGTCGCCGCGCCGACGAAGCGCCTCTCGGGCCTCCAGGTTCTCCCCGAGGAAGAGCGGCGGCAGATCGAGTCCTGGTCGCGGGCCCGCTGCGGTCCGTACCCGACGGACACCTTCCTCCACCACATGTTCGAGGAGCAGGTGCGCAGGACTCCCGAGGCGGTGGCGGTCGAGAGCGGCGACGCCCGGGTCACCTACCGCGAACTGGACCGGCGCGCGGACCAGCTGGCGGCCGCGCTCATGGAGCGCGGCGTCTCCACGGACCACCTCGTGGGGCTCTGCGCAAAACCCTCGGTGGACCTCCTGGCCGGCATCCTCGGCATCCTCAAGGCGGGGGCGGCCTACGTGCCGATCGACCCGCTCGCCCCCGTGGACCGCATGACCCACCTGGTCGAGGACAGCGGGCTGCGCGTACTGGTGACCACTGCCGAGCTGCACGCCCAGCTGCCCGGCGTCGCGCTCGACGGCGTGGACGTGGTGCACGCGGGGACGGCGGGGCCCGTCGGGGACGAGGGCGCCACACCGGGCGCGCGGCGCCCCGATCCGGCCGTGGACCCGGCACAGCTCGTGTACCTCATGTACACCTCCGGGACGACGGGCAGGCCCAAGGGCGTCGGACTGCCCCACACGGCCGTGACCCCCTGGATGCGGTGGGCGCAGGACATCCGGCCCATCGGCGAGGGCACCCGGGTCGTGCACAACCTCGCGTACCACTTCGACTGGTCCGTGGAGCAGATGTTCCACGCGCTGACGAGCGGGGCCTGTCTGGTCATGCTGCCGCTGGACGTGCGCGCGGACCCCGAGGCCACGGCCCGGTTCGTGAACGAGCACGACATTCACATGCTGTACCTCACGCCCACCCAGATGCGGGCGCTCACCGGCGTGGGCGTCACCCTGCCGACCCTGCGGCACGTCTCCCTGGGCGGCGAGAACCTGAGCGGAGACCTGGTCGCCCGCATCCGCGAGGTCGTGTCGCCCGAGTGCCTCGTCTGGAACGAGTACGGCCCAACCGAGACCGCCGGTGTGGCGCTCGCCGGGCGCATGGGCCATGCCGCGGAGGACCGCGCCTCCATGCCGCTCGGTGAGCTCGTCTCCAACGCCTCCTGCGCCGTCGTGGACCGCTGGGGCAACCAGCAGCCGATCGGCGTCCCCGGCGAGCTGCTGGTCGGCGGGGACGGCGTGGCCCGCGGCTACCGCAACCGTCCCGGCCTGACCGCCGAGCGCTTCGCCCCGGACCCCGCGAGGCCCGGTCGCCGCCTCTACCGGACGGGCGACACGGTGCGCTGGCTGCCGGGCGGCGAGATGGAGTTCCTCGGCCGCACCGACCACCAGGTCAAGATCCGCGGCGTACGGGTCGAGCTGGAGGAGATCGAGTCCGTGCTGCGCGGCCACCCCGGCGTGGCGAACGCGGTGGTGGTCCTGGAGCCCGGCGAGCGGCTCGTCGCCTATCTCGTACCGGGCCCGCAGGGCGGCCCGGACGATCCGGAGCTGCGCTCGTACCTGGCGCCCAAGCTGCTCGCGGTCATGCAGCCCGCCGTCTTCGTCCGGCTCGACACGATGCCGACCTCGGCCACCGGCAAGGTGGACCGGGCCCGGCTGCCCCGGCCCACCGACCAGCCCCCGGCCGAGGTCGTGGTGGTCCCGCCGAGCACCGAGACGGAGCTCGCCGTCGCCGCCGTGTGGAGCGAGGTGCTGAAGCGCGACGTGGTCGACGTGAACACCACCTTCTTCGAACTGGGCGGGGACTCGCTCACCCTGCTGTCCGTCGTGGAACGGCTGCGTGGATCCCAGGACCTGGAGATCCCGGTGCGCGCCGTCGTGGACACTCCGACCGTCGCGGGACTCGCAGCCCGGATCGACACACTGCGCTGGACCCTCGGGTCCCGGGAGACCTCCGTCGACACGACCGGTGCGCGCGAGCTGGGTGAGCTGTGA
- a CDS encoding CocE/NonD family hydrolase, with amino-acid sequence MSESVVDLLLSLRAQGIALWAEHGKLRFDAPAGAMTPALRERLVARRAEIVAFLAEADLAERSTVRIAMTDGVGLAADLYRPKREGVVTEEPLPVVWCHERYRRAEHVSGGVLTKLDSQPWLRELLRHGYVVAVVDVRGGGASEGTRPVEFDPQEARDAHTVTEWLAEQPWSTGRVGMFGMSYSGISQLLAAGTAPPHLAAIVPQMAMFDLYAFLRPGGVFRDDFARNWGETVRRLDTEAGVAAAGEPDIDGLVAEHRLNARVFEQAAALEFRDSTDRASGLALYEHINPAAALADISASGVPVCHLTGWYDVWVRDTTLWYRNLTNPQRLVIGPWSHNKWSDEDIAREHLRWYDHWLKGIDNGVTDERPVRYFTMSAPPGTEWRTASRWPPPHVRPRAFHFHEGPAGTVSSANDGLLLPEDETGAAPADGADAYEVDYSATTGRTSRWSDGYGGGFRYDLTANDRKALTYTSQVLTEDLEVTGHPLVHLWVTSTHPDGEFFVYLEEVDEKGDSHYVSEAVIRASHRGLGTPPYDGMGLPYHPGTADSVAPLPGEPVELVADMHPTSNVFVAGRRLRISVTCCDRDNAQVPRRDPVPVVRVHRGPGHPSRVVLPVAPRL; translated from the coding sequence GTGTCCGAAAGCGTCGTCGACCTGCTGCTGTCCCTGCGCGCGCAGGGCATCGCCCTGTGGGCCGAGCACGGAAAGCTGCGGTTCGACGCCCCGGCCGGCGCGATGACCCCCGCCCTGCGCGAGAGGCTCGTCGCGCGCAGGGCGGAGATCGTGGCCTTCCTCGCCGAAGCCGACCTGGCCGAGCGCAGCACCGTGCGGATCGCCATGACCGACGGCGTGGGACTGGCCGCCGACCTGTACCGCCCCAAACGTGAGGGCGTGGTGACCGAGGAACCCCTGCCGGTCGTCTGGTGCCACGAGCGTTACCGCCGGGCCGAGCATGTCAGCGGAGGAGTGCTGACCAAGCTGGACAGCCAGCCCTGGCTCAGGGAACTCCTCCGGCACGGCTACGTGGTCGCCGTGGTCGACGTCCGGGGCGGCGGCGCGTCGGAGGGCACCCGCCCCGTCGAGTTCGACCCCCAGGAGGCCCGGGACGCCCACACGGTGACCGAATGGCTGGCGGAGCAGCCCTGGTCCACCGGGCGCGTCGGCATGTTCGGGATGTCGTACTCGGGGATCAGCCAGCTGCTCGCCGCCGGTACGGCGCCCCCGCACCTGGCGGCGATCGTCCCGCAGATGGCGATGTTCGACCTCTACGCGTTCCTGCGCCCCGGCGGGGTCTTCCGGGACGACTTCGCCCGCAACTGGGGCGAGACCGTCCGCAGGCTCGACACGGAGGCGGGCGTTGCCGCTGCGGGGGAGCCGGACATCGACGGGCTGGTGGCCGAACACCGCCTCAACGCCCGGGTGTTCGAGCAGGCCGCGGCCCTGGAGTTCCGGGACAGCACGGACCGGGCGAGCGGCCTCGCCCTGTACGAGCACATCAACCCGGCCGCCGCACTCGCGGACATCAGCGCCTCCGGCGTCCCCGTGTGTCACCTGACCGGCTGGTACGACGTCTGGGTGCGCGACACGACGCTCTGGTACCGCAACCTGACCAACCCCCAGCGCCTCGTGATCGGCCCCTGGAGCCACAACAAGTGGTCGGACGAGGACATCGCCCGTGAACACCTGCGCTGGTACGACCACTGGCTCAAGGGCATCGACAACGGGGTCACCGACGAACGGCCCGTCCGGTACTTCACCATGAGCGCACCGCCCGGCACCGAGTGGCGCACCGCGAGCCGGTGGCCGCCGCCCCATGTGCGGCCCCGGGCGTTCCACTTCCACGAGGGCCCGGCCGGTACCGTCTCCTCCGCCAACGACGGACTGCTGCTCCCCGAGGACGAGACCGGGGCCGCCCCTGCCGACGGCGCCGATGCCTACGAGGTCGACTACTCCGCCACCACCGGAAGGACCTCGCGCTGGTCCGACGGGTACGGCGGCGGGTTCCGCTACGACCTCACGGCGAACGACCGCAAGGCCCTGACCTACACCTCGCAGGTGCTGACCGAGGACTTGGAGGTCACCGGCCATCCCCTGGTCCACCTGTGGGTCACCTCCACCCACCCGGACGGCGAGTTCTTCGTCTACCTGGAGGAGGTGGACGAGAAGGGCGACTCCCACTACGTGAGCGAGGCGGTGATCCGCGCCTCCCACCGCGGCCTGGGCACACCCCCGTACGACGGCATGGGGCTGCCCTACCACCCGGGCACGGCGGACTCGGTCGCACCGCTCCCCGGCGAACCGGTGGAACTCGTCGCCGACATGCACCCCACGTCGAACGTCTTCGTGGCCGGCCGCCGGCTGCGGATCAGCGTCACCTGCTGCGACCGCGACAACGCCCAGGTGCCCCGGCGGGATCCCGTGCCGGTCGTGCGGGTCCACCGGGGCCCCGGCCACCCGTCGCGGGTGGTCCTGCCCGTAGCGCCCCGGCTGTGA
- a CDS encoding alpha/beta fold hydrolase, with translation MNTEVEARREAVVRAWRETLESDPASDDEDFFEAGGNSLLAVQLQRRLTEALGHRVPLRHIHDHPTVRGLLGLRPPRQPRPAHPEEAGAPALNLYCLPYAGSSARMYEPWKTRLPSSVAVTPLELPGRGARWPEHAKSELEPLLDDLAGTMEEAHHAPYAVFGHSFGGILAFELVRHLNALGFPPPRRLLVSGCPAPHLATPAETTHDLSDEEFTQRLRRLRGTPEELLENEELMELYIPILRADYTILDHYKAPPAEPLDCPVSVFYGRGDEDAGRDVTQPWSAYSGGPMTIEEIDGDHFFLRDAEDELLMKMARHLEVPPPGNP, from the coding sequence ATGAACACGGAAGTCGAAGCACGCCGCGAAGCCGTCGTGCGGGCCTGGCGCGAGACGCTGGAGTCCGACCCCGCCTCGGACGACGAGGACTTCTTCGAGGCCGGAGGCAACTCCCTCCTCGCGGTGCAACTTCAGCGCCGTCTGACCGAGGCGCTCGGCCACCGGGTGCCCCTGCGCCACATCCACGACCACCCCACCGTCCGCGGCCTCCTCGGCCTGCGACCGCCCCGGCAGCCGCGTCCCGCACACCCGGAGGAGGCCGGCGCACCCGCCCTGAACCTGTACTGCCTGCCGTACGCCGGCAGTTCCGCCCGCATGTACGAACCGTGGAAGACCCGGCTGCCGTCGTCGGTGGCCGTCACCCCGCTGGAACTGCCGGGACGCGGCGCCCGCTGGCCCGAGCACGCCAAGTCCGAGCTGGAGCCCCTGCTGGACGACCTCGCCGGGACGATGGAGGAGGCGCACCACGCCCCCTACGCCGTCTTCGGACACAGCTTCGGGGGCATCCTCGCCTTCGAACTCGTCCGCCACCTGAATGCGCTGGGGTTCCCGCCGCCCCGGCGCCTGCTGGTCTCGGGCTGCCCGGCACCCCATCTGGCCACGCCCGCCGAGACCACGCACGACCTCTCGGACGAGGAGTTCACCCAGCGGCTGCGGCGACTTCGCGGCACCCCCGAGGAGCTCCTCGAGAACGAGGAGCTGATGGAGCTGTACATCCCGATCCTCCGGGCCGACTACACCATCCTCGACCACTACAAGGCGCCCCCGGCCGAACCGCTCGACTGCCCCGTCTCCGTGTTCTACGGGCGCGGGGACGAGGACGCCGGACGGGACGTCACGCAACCGTGGAGCGCGTACAGCGGCGGACCCATGACGATCGAGGAGATCGACGGGGACCACTTCTTCCTCCGGGACGCCGAGGACGAACTGCTCATGAAGATGGCACGGCATCTGGAGGTCCCGCCGCCAGGCAACCCGTGA
- a CDS encoding LLM class F420-dependent oxidoreductase produces MSYPPSAARPVRVGVQIQPQYCSYAEIRRAVAQYEELGVDILFNWDHFFPVYGPADGEHYECWTMLGAWAEATSRVEFGPLVSCNSYRNPDLLADMARTVDHISDGRLILGIGAGWNEKDYDEYGYEFGTPGSRLTALSEGLERIERRWQRLNPAPTRKIPVLVGGNGERRTLRLAARYADIWHGFGDPGQLAHKHSVLDAWCAEIGRDPAEIERSTRVFRRGPDEVGRDLVDVGTRLIQLVAQSPNFDPAPVKDWLDFRDDVNKSLVAS; encoded by the coding sequence ATGTCCTACCCCCCTTCCGCCGCCCGGCCCGTCCGCGTCGGCGTGCAGATCCAGCCGCAGTACTGCTCCTACGCCGAGATCCGCCGCGCCGTCGCCCAGTACGAGGAACTCGGCGTGGACATCCTGTTCAACTGGGACCACTTCTTCCCCGTCTACGGCCCCGCCGACGGCGAGCACTACGAGTGCTGGACCATGCTGGGCGCCTGGGCCGAGGCGACCTCCCGCGTCGAGTTCGGCCCCCTGGTGAGCTGCAACTCGTACCGGAACCCCGACCTGCTCGCGGACATGGCCCGCACGGTCGACCACATCAGCGACGGGCGCCTCATCCTCGGCATCGGCGCCGGCTGGAACGAGAAGGACTACGACGAGTACGGCTACGAGTTCGGGACGCCGGGCAGCAGGCTCACGGCCCTGAGCGAGGGACTGGAGCGGATCGAACGGCGCTGGCAGCGGCTCAACCCCGCGCCCACACGGAAGATCCCCGTCCTCGTCGGCGGCAACGGAGAGCGCAGGACCCTGCGTCTGGCCGCCCGGTACGCCGACATCTGGCACGGCTTCGGCGACCCCGGCCAACTGGCGCACAAGCACAGCGTCCTCGACGCATGGTGTGCCGAGATCGGCCGTGACCCGGCGGAGATCGAACGGTCGACCCGGGTGTTCCGACGCGGCCCCGACGAGGTCGGCCGGGATCTCGTGGACGTTGGTACGCGGCTCATCCAACTCGTGGCGCAGTCACCCAACTTCGATCCGGCACCCGTGAAGGACTGGCTGGACTTCCGGGACGACGTCAACAAGAGCCTCGTCGCGTCCTGA
- a CDS encoding ABC transporter ATP-binding protein, producing the protein MTEGSDLPTRERRVPYTEPGTPDLRSPARYLWWLVRMQRGRILLGALWGSLWMCALMLPPYFMAQAIDDGLRQRDTDTLTFWVVIILVTGAAIATLGILRHRTMTLIRTDAAYRTAQVVVRQVTRLGATLPRKVSVGELTHLQAGDMGRIAVTLTITGPGVGAVIAYAATAVLLFTISAVLAGVVLLGVPLLALAVGPLLGKLHGAEGTYRERQGELTARAGDIVSGLGVLCGIGGKAAFGKRYRQRSQALLTDGYRVASFTSWVQAIGAGLPVIFLAVVTWISARMAASGTITVGEMVAVYGYVAALLVPVSFFIEGADDLPRGLVAARRVIDILKLEPDVEDGASPAAAPAGPAALCDPDSGLTLEPGRMTALVSARLDEARAVVDRLARYTDSDATWGGVRLCDLELAEVRRRVLVADNDAHLFAGALRSAVSVRDDHAAGELDAALRAAVAEDIVEALPDGLDTRLEAQGRNVSGGQRQRVRLVRALLADPDVLLLVEPTSALDAHTEATVAQRVLEARRGRTTLVVSTSPLILDRAAQVSYLVDGAVVAVGTHGDLLATHPGYRDLVLRGSDESVPAVHTTALQEGTSR; encoded by the coding sequence ATGACCGAAGGATCGGACCTGCCCACTCGCGAGCGCCGGGTCCCCTACACCGAACCCGGCACGCCGGACCTGCGCAGTCCGGCCCGCTACCTGTGGTGGCTGGTCCGGATGCAGCGCGGCCGGATCCTGCTCGGCGCCCTGTGGGGCTCCCTGTGGATGTGCGCGCTGATGCTGCCGCCGTACTTCATGGCCCAGGCCATCGACGACGGCCTCCGGCAGCGCGACACGGACACACTGACGTTCTGGGTCGTGATCATCCTGGTCACCGGCGCGGCCATCGCCACCCTCGGCATCCTGCGGCACCGCACCATGACCCTCATCCGCACGGACGCGGCCTACCGCACGGCGCAGGTCGTCGTCCGGCAGGTCACCCGGCTCGGCGCCACCCTGCCGCGCAAGGTCTCCGTCGGCGAGCTCACCCACCTCCAGGCGGGCGACATGGGGCGCATCGCCGTGACGCTCACCATCACCGGGCCCGGCGTCGGCGCGGTCATCGCCTACGCGGCCACCGCCGTCCTGCTGTTCACCATCTCCGCCGTCCTGGCCGGTGTGGTCCTGCTGGGCGTCCCGCTGCTCGCCCTCGCGGTCGGTCCCCTCCTCGGCAAACTGCACGGCGCCGAGGGCACCTACCGCGAACGGCAGGGCGAGCTGACGGCCCGCGCCGGCGACATCGTCTCCGGCCTCGGCGTGCTGTGCGGCATCGGTGGCAAGGCCGCCTTCGGCAAGCGGTACCGGCAGCGGTCGCAGGCCCTCCTCACCGACGGCTACCGGGTCGCCTCGTTCACCAGCTGGGTCCAGGCCATCGGCGCCGGCCTGCCGGTGATCTTCCTGGCCGTCGTCACCTGGATCAGCGCCAGGATGGCCGCCAGCGGAACGATCACCGTGGGTGAGATGGTCGCCGTGTACGGCTACGTCGCCGCTCTCCTGGTGCCCGTGTCGTTCTTCATCGAGGGCGCCGACGACCTGCCCCGCGGCCTCGTCGCCGCCCGACGGGTGATCGACATCCTGAAGCTTGAGCCGGACGTGGAGGACGGGGCGAGCCCGGCGGCCGCCCCGGCCGGACCCGCCGCCCTGTGCGACCCGGATTCCGGGCTGACCCTGGAGCCCGGCCGGATGACTGCCCTGGTCTCCGCCCGCCTCGACGAGGCCCGCGCCGTCGTTGACCGGCTCGCCCGCTACACCGACTCCGACGCGACCTGGGGCGGAGTGCGGCTCTGCGACCTCGAACTGGCCGAAGTGCGGCGCCGCGTCCTCGTAGCCGACAACGACGCCCACCTCTTCGCCGGGGCCCTGCGTTCGGCTGTCTCCGTCCGCGACGACCACGCGGCGGGCGAACTCGACGCGGCCTTGCGGGCCGCCGTGGCCGAGGACATCGTGGAGGCCCTGCCCGACGGCCTCGACACACGGCTGGAAGCCCAGGGCCGCAACGTCTCCGGCGGACAGCGCCAGCGCGTGCGCCTGGTGCGGGCCCTCCTCGCCGACCCCGACGTGCTGCTGCTGGTCGAACCGACGTCGGCGCTCGACGCGCACACCGAGGCCACCGTGGCCCAGCGCGTCCTCGAGGCCCGGCGGGGCCGCACCACCCTGGTGGTCAGCACCTCACCTCTCATCCTCGACCGGGCCGCCCAGGTGTCGTACCTGGTGGACGGCGCGGTCGTCGCCGTCGGCACCCACGGGGACCTGCTCGCCACCCACCCGGGCTACCGGGACCTCGTGCTCCGGGGCAGCGACGAGAGTGTCCCGGCCGTGCACACGACGGCCCTCCAGGAAGGAACCAGCCGATGA